Proteins encoded by one window of Bacteroidia bacterium:
- a CDS encoding succinate dehydrogenase iron-sulfur subunit, which translates to MATQKFTVEIKRFNPDVDKEPHWETYTVEADLMDRVLDVLNYIKWHIDGTLTYRRSCAHAVCGSDAMQINGLNKLACATLMKEFAKTGKVTIAPLPGLPVIKDLVVDQTEFWKKYEAISPFLINNDPAPEIERLQTPEEHALIEEATRCILCGACTQSCPSTWSNPDYLGPAAMLKAYRFIFDSRDQGASQRLKVLDSSKGLWKCYTVFNCVAACPKEIDITKHLSALKRRALTANL; encoded by the coding sequence ATGGCAACCCAAAAATTTACGGTTGAGATCAAGCGTTTTAATCCTGATGTGGATAAAGAACCTCATTGGGAAACTTATACCGTTGAAGCCGACCTAATGGACAGAGTATTAGATGTACTCAATTATATCAAATGGCATATTGATGGTACTTTGACTTACCGACGTTCATGTGCACATGCTGTTTGTGGCTCTGATGCCATGCAAATCAACGGACTGAATAAACTAGCCTGCGCTACTTTGATGAAAGAATTTGCTAAAACAGGAAAAGTTACGATTGCACCTCTGCCTGGTCTACCTGTGATTAAGGACTTAGTGGTTGACCAAACTGAATTTTGGAAGAAGTATGAAGCCATCAGCCCATTTTTGATAAACAATGACCCTGCGCCTGAAATAGAACGTTTACAAACGCCTGAGGAGCACGCTCTTATTGAAGAAGCTACAAGGTGTATTCTTTGTGGCGCATGTACTCAATCTTGCCCTTCTACATGGAGCAATCCTGATTATTTAGGACCCGCAGCTATGTTGAAAGCCTATCGGTTCATTTTTGACAGCCGAGATCAAGGTGCTTCGCAAAGATTGAAAGTATTGGACAGCAGCAAAGGTTTATGGAAGTGCTACACTGTATTTAACTGCGTAGCTGCCTGTCCTAAAGAAATTGATATCACTAAACACTTGTCTGCACTTAAACGTAGAGCCTTAACTGCAAATCTATAA
- a CDS encoding HTTM domain-containing protein: MSFTIRLNAFLHKPIPALPFQVFRMGWGLLMIISAVRFMALGWIEDHYVKPVFHFKYWGFEWVEPVSRTGLYIIHILMILASIGVAVGTKIVYRISAITLFVSFTYTELIDLTYYLNHYYFVSLVCFLLCLIPSPPPITDRSAYIPAWVIYLFKFQISLLYIYAGLAKINYDWLIHALPLKIWLPAHYHLPIIGSLFAWKYTPYIFSWAGMLYDCTIPFWLMWRKSRPYAYVAVIVFHTIVGILFQIGVFPLVMIVATLIFFEFDKWIKKTESSAFTIQPMPKWLKYILGFYVVFQILYPWRYLLYSGNLFWTEEGYRFSWRVMLMEKAGTATFYVKDTRTGKEGVVNNREFLNEHQEKQMAMQPDMILQFAHFLGKYYEKKGVYKPEVRAEVYVTLNGRPSQLLIDPKVNLMEEKDTFRPKKWILPYPY; encoded by the coding sequence GTGAGCTTTACAATAAGATTAAATGCATTTTTACACAAGCCCATTCCTGCACTACCTTTTCAAGTATTCCGAATGGGATGGGGCTTGTTGATGATTATCAGTGCTGTGCGTTTTATGGCACTAGGCTGGATAGAAGACCATTACGTAAAACCCGTATTTCACTTCAAATACTGGGGCTTTGAATGGGTAGAACCTGTAAGCCGTACAGGGCTATACATAATCCACATTTTGATGATATTAGCTAGCATAGGCGTAGCAGTTGGTACTAAAATAGTGTATAGAATTTCGGCTATCACCCTATTTGTATCTTTTACCTACACAGAGTTGATAGACTTAACCTACTATCTTAACCATTATTATTTTGTGAGCTTAGTCTGTTTTTTGCTATGTTTGATTCCTTCCCCTCCTCCCATTACAGACCGCAGTGCTTATATCCCTGCTTGGGTAATATACCTATTTAAGTTTCAAATTTCACTCTTGTACATATATGCAGGGCTAGCTAAAATAAACTACGATTGGCTTATTCATGCTTTACCTTTGAAAATATGGCTACCTGCTCATTACCATTTACCTATTATTGGTAGTTTGTTTGCTTGGAAATACACGCCTTACATTTTTTCATGGGCAGGAATGTTGTATGACTGTACTATTCCATTTTGGTTAATGTGGCGAAAATCTCGCCCTTATGCTTATGTGGCTGTAATTGTTTTTCACACTATTGTAGGAATTCTTTTTCAAATAGGAGTATTTCCCTTAGTTATGATAGTAGCCACTCTTATCTTTTTTGAGTTTGACAAATGGATAAAAAAGACTGAAAGTAGCGCTTTCACTATTCAGCCTATGCCTAAATGGCTTAAATATATTTTGGGCTTTTATGTTGTTTTTCAAATACTGTACCCTTGGCGATATTTGCTATACAGTGGAAACTTATTTTGGACCGAAGAAGGCTACCGCTTTTCTTGGCGAGTAATGCTAATGGAAAAAGCAGGAACAGCAACTTTTTATGTAAAAGATACACGTACAGGAAAAGAAGGAGTAGTAAACAATCGTGAATTTTTGAACGAACATCAAGAAAAACAAATGGCTATGCAACCCGACATGATTCTACAATTTGCTCATTTTTTAGGCAAATACTACGAAAAAAAAGGCGTATACAAGCCCGAAGTTCGAGCAGAAGTGTATGTTACGCTCAATGGCAGACCTAGTCAATTGCTGATAGACCCCAAAGTTAATTTAATGGAGGAAAAAGATACTTTCAGACCTAAAAAGTGGATTTTACCTTATCCATATTGA